Proteins from a single region of Catenulispora acidiphila DSM 44928:
- a CDS encoding MFS transporter — MSSTNGASSLVDPRRWKALAFVGLAQLMVVLDGTVVNIALPSAQRDLGFSDADRQWVVTAYALPFGALLLFGGRLADRLGRKRTFQIGVIGFALASALGGASADTAMLLGARALQGCFGAMLAPSALSLVTVMFTAPAERAKAFGIWGSIAGGGAAVGLMLGGLLTQYLSWRWTMFVNVVFAVIAFSGAAITVREPARRHDHGRLDFLGIFLVTGGLGCLVYGLSRAESDGWNARITVSLLIAAGVALVLFVIAEALSKAPLLPLHVVWNRNRGGAYLSLGLAIVGMFGAFLFLTYYLQSVQGMSPIRSGAAFLPMVGGMLIGATQISARLMTRVRPRYLMPPGFVLGSAGMLALTRITVGGSYHTWILPGTIALGLGMGCAFMPAMNVATGGVDPRDAGVASAMVNTSQQVGGAVGTALLSTLALSATRSYSAKHSPDPVATSQQIAMLHTQAQVHGYITAFWWAAGLMLAAAIVSFALISFRVGVPMPSVPSVAAAVPTTAGSEVLAPVEQPTEILLPLHDAVPAHIPSPYNGDGVLIHGRVRDRDGAPMPLAAITAVSPQGRQVGRARSGADGGYQLGVPRVGAYVLIVAANGREPEASTITAREHSVRHDILLAERGRLAVTVHATDGSRIGGATLMLTDAAGDLLTSRRTGEDGTHTFRDLPTGPLTLAVNAVGHRPAALSITIEGHGTTRAELELHPAVRLSGTVRAWSTDSPLADARVMLMDGAGNVVATADSDPEGSFAFADLDAGEYTLIASGYPPVASAVRVDGRIDSRHDVQLGYPE, encoded by the coding sequence ATGTCCTCTACCAATGGTGCTTCTTCGCTTGTGGATCCGCGTCGATGGAAGGCGCTGGCTTTTGTTGGGCTCGCGCAGCTCATGGTGGTGCTTGATGGCACCGTGGTGAACATCGCGCTGCCTTCGGCGCAGCGTGATCTGGGTTTCTCTGATGCGGATCGGCAGTGGGTGGTCACTGCGTACGCGTTGCCGTTCGGTGCCTTGCTGCTGTTCGGGGGGCGGTTGGCGGATCGGTTGGGGCGAAAGCGGACGTTCCAGATCGGGGTCATCGGGTTCGCTTTGGCCTCGGCGCTGGGTGGTGCTTCTGCGGACACTGCGATGCTGCTCGGTGCGCGGGCTTTGCAGGGGTGCTTCGGGGCGATGCTGGCGCCGTCGGCGTTGTCGCTGGTGACTGTGATGTTCACTGCGCCTGCCGAGCGGGCTAAGGCGTTCGGGATCTGGGGGTCGATCGCCGGGGGTGGTGCGGCGGTCGGGTTGATGCTCGGCGGGTTGCTGACGCAGTATCTGAGCTGGCGCTGGACGATGTTCGTCAACGTCGTGTTCGCCGTCATCGCGTTCTCCGGCGCGGCGATCACGGTCCGGGAGCCGGCGCGGCGCCACGATCATGGGCGCCTGGACTTCCTCGGCATCTTCCTGGTGACCGGTGGGCTCGGCTGTCTCGTCTACGGTCTGTCGCGCGCCGAGTCCGACGGCTGGAACGCGCGGATCACCGTCAGCCTGCTGATCGCCGCCGGGGTCGCGCTCGTCCTGTTCGTCATCGCCGAGGCGTTGTCGAAGGCGCCGCTGCTGCCGCTGCACGTGGTGTGGAACCGCAACCGGGGCGGCGCGTACCTCTCGCTCGGGCTGGCGATCGTCGGGATGTTCGGCGCGTTCCTGTTCCTGACCTACTACCTGCAGTCCGTGCAGGGCATGTCGCCGATCCGCAGCGGCGCGGCGTTCCTGCCGATGGTCGGCGGCATGCTCATCGGCGCGACGCAGATCAGCGCGCGGCTGATGACGCGGGTGCGGCCGCGCTACCTGATGCCGCCGGGCTTCGTGCTCGGCTCGGCGGGCATGCTCGCGCTGACCCGGATCACGGTCGGCGGCTCGTACCACACCTGGATCCTGCCCGGCACGATCGCACTCGGGCTCGGCATGGGCTGCGCGTTCATGCCCGCGATGAACGTCGCCACCGGCGGCGTCGACCCCCGGGACGCCGGCGTCGCCTCGGCCATGGTCAACACCTCGCAGCAGGTCGGCGGCGCGGTCGGCACGGCGCTTCTCAGTACCCTGGCACTGAGCGCGACCCGTAGCTATTCCGCCAAGCACTCCCCCGATCCGGTCGCCACATCGCAGCAGATTGCGATGCTGCACACACAGGCTCAGGTGCACGGCTACATCACCGCGTTCTGGTGGGCCGCCGGGCTGATGCTCGCCGCGGCGATCGTGTCGTTCGCGTTGATCAGCTTCAGAGTCGGCGTTCCGATGCCCTCTGTACCCTCTGTTGCGGCCGCTGTTCCCACGACGGCGGGATCCGAAGTCCTCGCCCCAGTTGAGCAGCCCACAGAGATCCTGCTCCCCCTCCACGACGCCGTCCCGGCACACATCCCCTCCCCCTACAACGGCGACGGCGTCCTCATCCACGGCCGCGTCCGGGACCGCGACGGCGCCCCGATGCCGCTGGCCGCCATCACCGCGGTGTCCCCGCAGGGTCGCCAGGTGGGCCGGGCACGCAGCGGCGCGGACGGCGGCTACCAGCTCGGCGTCCCGCGCGTCGGCGCGTACGTGCTCATCGTCGCCGCGAACGGACGGGAGCCGGAGGCCTCGACGATCACCGCGCGCGAGCACAGCGTCCGGCACGACATCCTGCTGGCCGAGCGCGGACGGCTGGCGGTGACGGTCCACGCCACCGACGGCAGCCGCATCGGCGGCGCCACCCTGATGCTCACCGACGCCGCCGGCGACCTGCTCACCAGCCGCCGCACCGGCGAGGACGGCACGCACACCTTCCGCGACCTGCCCACCGGCCCGCTCACCCTGGCGGTCAACGCCGTGGGCCACCGCCCCGCAGCCCTGTCGATCACGATCGAGGGCCACGGAACCACCCGCGCCGAGCTCGAGCTGCACCCGGCGGTCCGCCTGAGCGGCACAGTCCGCGCCTGGTCCACCGACTCCCCGCTCGCCGACGCCCGGGTGATGCTGATGGACGGCGCCGGCAACGTAGTGGCCACCGCCGACAGCGACCCGGAGGGTTCCTTCGCCTTCGCCGACCTCGACGCCGGGGAGTACACGCTCATCGCCAGCGGCTACCCGCCGGTGGCCAGCGCCGTGCGGGTGGACGGACGGATCGACAGCCGCCACGACGTGCAGCTGGGATACCCGGAGTGA
- a CDS encoding nuclear transport factor 2 family protein, producing MSEASREIVLNAWKTFASHDAVQIEPVFTEDAEWLAPPGNATALALDCPSHMIGRTAIAGFLANDFGRLFVADVEVTFRGIHATDDLVVIEETMRSTLPGGGHYENDYCLVFELRDGLIHRVREYMDTSRAHRMVFGAGGI from the coding sequence ATGTCGGAAGCCAGCCGTGAAATAGTCCTGAACGCCTGGAAGACCTTCGCCAGCCACGACGCCGTCCAGATCGAGCCGGTCTTCACCGAGGACGCCGAATGGCTGGCGCCGCCCGGCAACGCCACCGCCCTCGCGCTGGACTGCCCCAGCCACATGATCGGCCGCACAGCGATCGCCGGCTTCCTTGCCAACGACTTCGGTCGCCTGTTCGTCGCCGACGTCGAGGTCACCTTCCGCGGCATCCACGCCACCGACGACCTCGTCGTCATCGAGGAGACGATGCGCTCGACCCTGCCCGGCGGCGGCCACTACGAGAACGACTACTGTCTCGTCTTCGAACTCCGCGACGGCCTGATCCACCGGGTACGCGAATACATGGACACCAGCCGCGCGCATCGCATGGTGTTCGGCGCCGGTGGCATCTGA
- a CDS encoding phosphodiester glycosidase family protein, which translates to MAHRTGAVGGVNGDFFEIYGSGRPLGMVVIDGRLVKSPDPTWNADLWVRHDGSIGIGTETYAGSLTDGAATAAITAVNAVNSLSGNAIVRVTPDLGTPSPIAASTVVAGHLGADGTTLLVDSVTAGVTTLPQLAAGTEDLVGSGTQAGWLSQNIHMGDQIAVSEKIGPDPDVVQGLSGGAILVQNGQRAVPLQGSGENNVDNPVTAVGVSQDGKHAVFAAFDGHQSEDVAQGLTRPQIAGWMTQHGAYNAILFDSGGSTQMVGRLPGQTQASVLNVPSDGHERPVANGLFIYSTEKAPGTAVKAVVNNGKPLTALAGTTVPLSAYGLDAADNPARDAASLKVSPGKIATVNGSTLTFTRPGHGVLHVTAGHAQSTIPLTVVDSLKTLTVTPNQVDLDSGATQLITAAATAPDGSPVDLLAEAVKWSVDPPALGTIAPDGTFTAAPTGSGMVTVTASAGGRTATVSIAVGRSTTNVDPLTDASKWSITDAYMNVYPRKVPSPGTHSTSDGSMSFDPATKAQLGDAGSFDIHYDYPYVSKTLDLSVYLNDPNSEQVPLLNGTQAPIGLGVWVKGNPDLASRPGAGLAPGIVTLNVGIWQSTSQPTSFYPTGVTFDGWQYVVAQLPPGLQYPLRINYLGLVVIKPGPNLSGDVHLADLQAVYSPRPPVPPTYTAIPKNPSWLSFTDVGSFKPGGTSIAAFDDAHTTAANPAATGTVAMKAMPGLLANLPTAAKPSMVQALGDMSDDGQLPDLTNLKTLLDGLGVPYHDAVGNHEITQGATPENANFANVFGATHYAYDQGAARVIVTDSGHIGITASDPYQTVDTDESQYLWLAQQLTQNTQKVAIVTTHVPAYDPHPRADSQFSDRFEAEMYERLVQRYQQTHPGVHVMMLFGHARGWAEDVRLPDGTESPDGIPNFVVADLGAPPYAPEDQGGFYNYGLFNVLPNGTVQFAVQPLLASIAVTAPAPQLTLGAKEQLSAVGTSLTGTDAPALQVPIADPVSRHWTSSDPRIASVDPSSGVLTAHCAGTVTVAVTAGGITSTASVTAK; encoded by the coding sequence ATGGCGCACCGGACTGGGGCGGTGGGCGGGGTGAACGGGGACTTCTTCGAGATCTATGGCAGCGGGCGGCCGCTGGGCATGGTCGTCATCGACGGTCGGCTGGTGAAGAGTCCTGATCCGACGTGGAACGCCGACCTGTGGGTGCGCCATGACGGCAGCATCGGCATCGGCACCGAGACCTACGCCGGCAGCCTCACCGATGGCGCCGCCACCGCTGCGATTACCGCCGTCAACGCTGTGAACAGCCTGTCCGGCAACGCCATCGTGCGCGTCACCCCCGATCTGGGCACCCCGTCGCCGATCGCGGCCTCGACCGTCGTTGCCGGCCACCTCGGCGCGGACGGCACCACGCTGCTCGTCGACTCCGTCACCGCCGGCGTGACCACCCTGCCGCAGCTCGCCGCAGGGACCGAGGACCTCGTCGGCTCCGGGACCCAAGCCGGGTGGCTGTCGCAGAACATTCATATGGGCGACCAGATCGCTGTCAGCGAGAAGATCGGTCCCGACCCCGACGTCGTCCAGGGCCTGTCCGGCGGCGCGATCCTGGTCCAGAACGGCCAGCGCGCCGTGCCGCTCCAGGGCTCCGGCGAGAACAACGTCGACAACCCGGTCACCGCGGTCGGCGTCAGCCAGGACGGCAAGCACGCCGTCTTCGCCGCCTTCGACGGCCATCAGAGCGAAGACGTCGCCCAAGGCCTGACCCGCCCCCAGATCGCCGGCTGGATGACGCAGCACGGCGCGTACAACGCGATCCTGTTCGACAGCGGCGGCTCCACTCAGATGGTCGGCCGCCTTCCCGGACAGACTCAGGCTTCTGTCTTGAACGTCCCCTCCGACGGCCACGAGCGCCCCGTCGCCAACGGCCTGTTCATCTACAGCACCGAGAAGGCGCCCGGCACGGCGGTCAAGGCGGTCGTCAACAACGGCAAGCCGCTGACGGCGCTGGCCGGAACCACCGTCCCGCTCTCCGCCTACGGCCTGGACGCCGCCGACAATCCGGCACGCGACGCCGCCAGCCTCAAGGTCTCGCCGGGCAAGATCGCGACCGTGAATGGCAGCACCCTGACGTTCACCCGCCCCGGTCACGGCGTCCTGCACGTGACCGCCGGGCACGCGCAATCGACCATCCCGCTGACCGTCGTCGACAGTCTCAAAACCCTGACTGTCACCCCGAACCAGGTCGATCTCGACAGCGGCGCGACACAGCTGATCACGGCCGCCGCCACGGCGCCCGACGGCAGCCCTGTCGACCTCCTCGCCGAAGCCGTGAAGTGGAGTGTCGACCCACCCGCGCTCGGCACGATCGCCCCCGACGGCACCTTCACCGCGGCGCCCACCGGCTCCGGCATGGTCACCGTCACCGCGAGCGCCGGCGGACGCACCGCCACCGTCAGCATCGCCGTCGGCCGCTCGACCACGAACGTGGACCCCCTCACCGACGCCTCGAAGTGGTCGATCACCGACGCCTACATGAACGTCTACCCGCGCAAGGTCCCCAGCCCTGGCACGCACAGCACCTCCGACGGCTCGATGTCCTTCGACCCGGCGACCAAGGCCCAGCTCGGTGACGCAGGGTCCTTCGACATCCACTACGACTACCCCTACGTCAGCAAAACCCTCGACCTGAGCGTGTATCTCAACGACCCGAACAGCGAACAGGTCCCGCTCCTGAACGGCACCCAGGCGCCGATCGGCCTCGGCGTGTGGGTCAAGGGCAACCCCGACCTCGCCTCGCGCCCGGGAGCCGGACTCGCGCCGGGCATCGTCACCCTCAACGTGGGCATCTGGCAGTCCACCAGCCAGCCGACCAGCTTCTACCCGACCGGCGTCACCTTCGACGGCTGGCAGTACGTGGTCGCCCAACTCCCGCCGGGCCTGCAGTACCCGCTGCGCATCAACTACCTCGGCCTGGTCGTCATCAAGCCCGGCCCGAACCTGAGCGGCGACGTCCACCTCGCCGACCTGCAAGCGGTCTACTCCCCGCGCCCGCCGGTCCCGCCGACGTACACGGCGATCCCGAAGAACCCGTCGTGGCTGAGCTTCACCGACGTCGGCTCGTTCAAGCCCGGCGGCACGAGCATCGCAGCCTTCGACGACGCGCACACCACGGCGGCGAACCCGGCCGCCACCGGAACCGTGGCGATGAAGGCGATGCCCGGACTGCTGGCGAACCTGCCGACCGCCGCGAAACCCTCGATGGTTCAGGCACTCGGCGACATGTCCGACGACGGACAGCTGCCGGACCTGACCAATCTCAAAACCCTGCTAGACGGACTTGGCGTGCCATACCATGACGCGGTCGGCAACCACGAGATCACCCAGGGCGCGACGCCGGAAAACGCCAACTTCGCCAACGTCTTCGGCGCCACGCACTACGCCTACGACCAGGGCGCGGCGCGCGTCATCGTCACCGACAGCGGCCACATCGGCATCACCGCCTCCGACCCGTATCAGACGGTTGATACCGACGAGTCGCAATACCTGTGGCTGGCGCAGCAACTGACGCAGAACACGCAGAAGGTCGCGATCGTCACCACGCACGTCCCGGCGTACGACCCGCACCCCCGCGCCGACAGCCAGTTCTCCGACCGCTTCGAAGCCGAGATGTACGAGCGGCTCGTGCAGCGGTATCAGCAGACGCACCCCGGCGTCCACGTCATGATGCTGTTCGGCCACGCCCGAGGCTGGGCTGAGGACGTGCGGCTGCCCGACGGCACCGAATCGCCCGACGGCATCCCGAACTTCGTCGTCGCCGACCTCGGCGCCCCGCCGTACGCGCCGGAAGACCAGGGCGGCTTCTACAACTACGGGCTCTTCAACGTCCTGCCGAACGGCACGGTGCAGTTCGCGGTGCAACCGCTGCTGGCCTCGATCGCGGTCACGGCGCCCGCACCACAGCTGACACTCGGCGCCAAGGAGCAGCTGAGCGCGGTGGGCACGTCGCTGACCGGGACGGACGCCCCGGCGTTGCAGGTACCGATCGCCGATCCGGTGTCGCGGCACTGGACGTCGTCGGACCCGCGCATCGCCTCCGTCGACCCGTCCAGCGGCGTGCTGACGGCCCACTGCGCGGGGACCGTGACGGTCGCCGTGACCGCCGGCGGCATCACAAGCACCGCTTCCGTCACCGCGAAATAG
- a CDS encoding glycoside hydrolase family 10 protein, with translation MLIGSSPAAAAAPAGNPYPAPCAGDPAHPKRQLRGAWIASVSNINWPSAPGLTAEQQQTELTGLLDAVVRMRMNAVYLQIRPAADALYASPYEPWSQYLTGTQGQDPGYDPLAFAVAEAHKRNLELHAWMNPYRVSTQPDPSRLVPTHPARVHPDWCVEYSGELYYNPGVPAVLDFDVQVITDVATRYDIDGIHFDDYFYPYPVGTADFPDDAAYAAYGADFPDKASWRRANVDKLVSTLQRELRAVKPWIKWGISPFGIWRNQATDPLGSATNGLQSYDALSADTRGWIQKGWLDYVAPQLYWNIGFPVAAYDVLVDWWSKAVDGTGTQLLIGQTVSKIGTPTPPAWLDPNEMPNHLILNRRYPEVAGDIFFNITKLLTDPLGFQTRLIDDLYEYPALVPEMFRHSGPAPERTALTEAQPTSTGTRLRWLHLGRPHGVEAAYYAVYRFDGRPPQPACDFTDAKNLLGTARAVPDLFNGWTDTSATSGKQYTYYVTALDRSHHESAPSNPQVVGR, from the coding sequence ATGCTGATCGGCAGTTCGCCGGCGGCAGCCGCCGCGCCGGCTGGGAACCCGTACCCCGCTCCGTGCGCCGGCGATCCCGCGCACCCCAAGCGCCAGCTGCGGGGCGCGTGGATCGCGAGCGTGTCGAACATCAACTGGCCCTCGGCTCCCGGATTGACCGCCGAGCAACAGCAAACCGAGCTGACCGGCCTGCTGGACGCCGTCGTCCGGATGCGCATGAACGCCGTGTATTTGCAGATCCGTCCGGCCGCGGATGCCCTCTACGCCTCGCCCTACGAACCCTGGTCGCAGTACCTGACCGGCACGCAGGGACAGGATCCGGGCTACGACCCGCTGGCCTTCGCCGTCGCCGAGGCGCACAAGCGGAACCTGGAACTACACGCCTGGATGAACCCCTACCGCGTGTCCACGCAACCGGATCCGAGCCGGTTGGTACCTACGCACCCGGCGCGCGTGCACCCCGACTGGTGCGTGGAGTACAGCGGCGAGCTGTACTACAACCCGGGCGTCCCGGCGGTCCTGGACTTCGACGTCCAGGTGATCACCGACGTCGCGACCCGCTACGACATCGACGGCATCCACTTCGACGACTACTTCTACCCCTACCCCGTGGGCACGGCTGACTTCCCGGACGACGCGGCCTACGCCGCCTACGGCGCGGACTTCCCCGACAAGGCCTCCTGGCGCCGGGCGAACGTCGACAAGCTTGTCAGCACCCTGCAACGCGAGCTGCGCGCCGTGAAGCCCTGGATCAAGTGGGGGATCAGCCCCTTCGGCATCTGGCGCAACCAAGCCACCGACCCCCTGGGCTCGGCGACCAACGGACTCCAGTCCTACGACGCCCTGTCCGCCGACACCCGCGGCTGGATCCAGAAGGGCTGGCTGGACTACGTGGCGCCGCAGCTGTACTGGAACATCGGCTTCCCGGTCGCCGCCTACGACGTCCTGGTCGACTGGTGGTCCAAGGCCGTGGACGGCACCGGCACGCAGCTGCTGATCGGCCAGACCGTCTCCAAGATCGGCACCCCGACCCCGCCGGCCTGGCTCGACCCGAACGAGATGCCGAACCACCTGATCCTCAACCGCCGGTATCCCGAGGTCGCCGGCGACATCTTCTTCAACATCACCAAGCTTCTCACCGACCCGCTCGGCTTCCAGACCCGCCTGATCGACGACCTGTACGAATACCCGGCACTGGTCCCCGAAATGTTCCGGCACTCCGGCCCAGCACCAGAGCGCACCGCACTGACCGAGGCCCAGCCCACCTCCACCGGCACGCGACTGCGCTGGCTCCACCTCGGCCGCCCGCACGGCGTCGAAGCCGCGTACTACGCGGTCTACCGCTTCGACGGCCGCCCACCACAGCCCGCGTGCGACTTCACGGATGCGAAGAACCTGCTCGGCACCGCCCGCGCAGTACCGGATCTCTTCAACGGCTGGACCGACACCAGCGCCACCTCAGGAAAGCAGTACACGTACTACGTCACGGCCCTGGACCGCTCGCACCACGAGAGCGCGCCGAGCAATCCGCAGGTGGTGGGCCGGTAA
- a CDS encoding metallopeptidase family protein: MITIAPEQFEELVGQALDSIPPALGRQIRNVAVVVEAEAPYSGLLGLYEGVPLTGRGEWYSGVLPDRITIYRNEILKICHSYDDVVREVREVRTTVIHEVGHHFGIDDDRLHELGW; encoded by the coding sequence GTGATCACGATCGCGCCCGAGCAGTTCGAGGAGTTGGTCGGCCAAGCGCTGGATTCCATTCCCCCGGCGCTGGGGCGGCAGATTCGGAACGTGGCGGTTGTCGTCGAGGCTGAGGCGCCGTATTCCGGGCTGTTGGGCCTGTACGAGGGCGTGCCGCTGACCGGGCGGGGGGAGTGGTACTCCGGTGTACTGCCGGACCGGATCACCATCTACCGGAACGAGATTCTCAAGATCTGCCACAGCTATGACGATGTGGTGCGGGAGGTGCGGGAGGTGCGGACGACCGTGATCCACGAGGTGGGGCATCACTTCGGGATCGACGACGACCGTCTGCACGAGCTCGGCTGGTAG
- a CDS encoding TIGR03084 family metal-binding protein, translating to MAVLDDLLEDLAAESGALDALLAPLEDAAWRTPTPAPGWTVAHQIAHLAWTDRVAALAARDPEAFTAMLTAALQESGTAFVDQEAERGAQQSPAELLAAWRADRHDLAAALPAVPPGGKLPWFGPPMGAATMATARLMETWAHGQDVADALGVKREPTARLRNVAHLGVRTRDFAYIQRGLPVPDSEFRIELTAPDGSLWTWGPETAAERVSGPALDFCLLVAQRRHRDDLAVQVVGDQADQWLNIAQVFAGPSGSGRSKGQFS from the coding sequence ATGGCAGTGCTGGACGATCTGCTCGAAGACCTGGCCGCCGAGAGCGGCGCCCTGGACGCCCTGCTGGCACCGCTGGAGGACGCCGCGTGGCGCACGCCGACGCCCGCGCCGGGCTGGACGGTCGCGCACCAGATCGCGCACCTGGCCTGGACCGACCGCGTCGCGGCGCTCGCCGCCCGGGACCCCGAGGCGTTCACCGCGATGCTGACGGCCGCCCTGCAGGAGAGCGGCACAGCGTTCGTCGATCAGGAAGCTGAGCGCGGCGCGCAGCAGAGTCCCGCCGAGCTGCTGGCGGCCTGGCGCGCCGACCGCCACGACCTGGCCGCGGCGCTCCCCGCGGTCCCGCCCGGCGGCAAGCTGCCCTGGTTCGGCCCGCCGATGGGCGCCGCGACCATGGCCACCGCGCGCCTGATGGAGACCTGGGCCCACGGCCAGGACGTCGCCGACGCCCTCGGCGTGAAGCGCGAGCCGACCGCCCGCCTGAGGAACGTCGCGCACCTGGGCGTCCGTACCCGCGATTTCGCCTACATCCAACGTGGTCTGCCGGTCCCGGACAGCGAGTTCCGCATCGAACTCACCGCGCCCGACGGCAGCCTGTGGACCTGGGGTCCGGAGACGGCGGCAGAACGTGTGAGCGGCCCGGCGCTCGACTTCTGCCTGCTGGTCGCCCAGCGTCGCCACCGCGACGACCTCGCCGTCCAGGTCGTCGGCGACCAGGCGGACCAGTGGCTGAACATCGCGCAGGTGTTCGCGGGCCCGAGCGGGTCCGGTCGGAGCAAGGGACAGTTTTCATGA
- a CDS encoding acyclic terpene utilization AtuA family protein, with protein sequence MSAANSVTSLSQNPDILRIGNASGFYGDRFSAVREMLEDGELDVLTGDYLAELTMLILGRDRMKHPESGYAKTFLRQMEDALGLALERGVKIVVNAGGLNPAGLADKLRELAQTLGLDAAIAHVEGDDLLPRAAELGFAGALTANAYLGGFGIAECLRAGADVVVTGRVTDASLVVGPAVARFGWQRSDHDRLAGAVAAGHVIECGAQATGGNYAFFTEIADLRRPGFPIAEVHADGSAVITKHAGTGGAVSVGTVTAQLLYEITGHRYANPDVTTRLDTVTLAQDGPDRVRISGVVGEAPPPQLKVALNKLGGFRNEVEFVLTGLSIEAKADLAKEQLLAGLTTAPESLEWTLVRTDQPDADTEETASALLRCVVRDQNPDTIGRAFTGAAVELALSGYPGFHVTAPPGAASPYGVYTAAYVDAAEVTHVAVLPDGERVTIAHPDLTLELQTAPDPLLPERLPAEETHLAPLGLVFGARSGDKGGDANVGVWARSDEAWRWLAHELTVERFKVLLPEAADLRVTRHLFPNLRAVNFVVEGILGAGVASQGRFDPQAKGLGEWLRARNADLPVSLLKGSEQ encoded by the coding sequence ATGAGTGCCGCCAACAGCGTGACCAGCCTGTCGCAGAATCCGGATATCCTCCGCATCGGCAACGCCTCCGGTTTCTACGGCGACCGCTTCTCCGCGGTCCGCGAGATGCTCGAAGACGGCGAGCTGGACGTCCTGACCGGCGACTACCTCGCCGAGCTGACCATGCTCATCCTCGGCCGCGACCGGATGAAGCACCCTGAGTCGGGCTACGCCAAGACCTTCCTGCGCCAGATGGAAGACGCCCTCGGGCTGGCGCTGGAGCGCGGCGTCAAGATCGTGGTGAACGCCGGCGGGCTGAACCCGGCGGGCCTGGCCGACAAGCTCCGCGAGCTCGCACAGACGCTCGGGCTGGACGCGGCGATCGCGCACGTCGAGGGCGACGACCTGCTGCCGCGCGCAGCAGAGCTCGGATTCGCCGGGGCGCTGACGGCGAACGCCTACCTCGGCGGCTTCGGGATCGCCGAGTGCCTGCGCGCCGGCGCCGACGTCGTGGTCACCGGACGGGTGACCGACGCGTCGCTGGTCGTCGGCCCGGCGGTCGCGCGCTTCGGCTGGCAGCGCTCCGACCACGACCGCCTCGCCGGCGCCGTCGCGGCGGGTCACGTCATCGAGTGCGGCGCGCAGGCCACCGGCGGCAACTACGCCTTCTTCACCGAGATCGCCGACCTGCGCCGCCCCGGCTTCCCGATCGCCGAGGTGCACGCCGACGGCTCGGCCGTGATCACCAAGCACGCCGGGACCGGCGGCGCCGTCAGCGTCGGGACGGTCACCGCGCAGTTGTTGTACGAGATCACCGGCCACCGGTATGCCAACCCTGACGTCACCACGCGCCTGGACACCGTGACCCTGGCCCAGGACGGCCCGGACCGGGTCCGCATCAGCGGCGTCGTCGGCGAAGCCCCGCCGCCGCAGCTCAAGGTGGCGCTGAACAAGCTCGGCGGCTTCCGCAACGAGGTCGAGTTCGTCCTCACCGGCCTGTCGATCGAAGCCAAGGCGGACTTGGCGAAGGAACAACTGCTAGCCGGGCTCACCACCGCGCCTGAGTCGCTGGAATGGACGCTGGTGCGCACCGACCAGCCCGACGCCGACACCGAGGAGACCGCCAGCGCCCTGCTGCGCTGCGTCGTGCGGGATCAGAACCCGGACACCATCGGACGCGCGTTCACCGGCGCCGCCGTCGAGCTGGCGCTGTCCGGCTACCCGGGCTTCCATGTGACGGCTCCGCCCGGCGCGGCCTCGCCCTACGGCGTCTACACCGCCGCCTACGTCGACGCCGCCGAGGTCACCCACGTCGCGGTGCTGCCCGACGGCGAACGCGTCACCATCGCACACCCGGACCTGACGCTGGAGCTACAGACAGCGCCTGATCCCCTTCTCCCAGAACGACTTCCCGCCGAGGAGACCCACCTCGCCCCGCTCGGTCTGGTCTTCGGCGCGCGCAGTGGCGACAAGGGGGGAGACGCGAACGTCGGCGTCTGGGCTCGCAGCGACGAAGCGTGGCGCTGGCTCGCCCACGAACTCACGGTCGAGCGTTTCAAGGTTCTGCTTCCTGAAGCCGCCGATCTGCGCGTCACCCGCCACCTGTTCCCGAACCTGCGGGCCGTGAACTTCGTGGTCGAGGGCATCCTCGGCGCCGGTGTCGCCTCCCAGGGCCGGTTCGACCCGCAGGCCAAGGGTCTCGGCGAATGGCTGCGCGCCCGCAACGCCGACCTCCCGGTCTCCCTGCTGAAAGGAAGCGAGCAGTGA